The segment TTGCCGCTCGTGAAGCCGGCAGGGAGGGGTGTTGCCCGCCGATTCGGGCACAACGCCAGGACCCAAGAACTTCAGATCTCAGAACGCAAGGACACCCGTATGTCATCGCCCATCCGCATCTCTCTTTTCCACAACTCGCTGCGCCGCCGTCTGCTGACCGGTGTGCTGGTGGTTGCCACCGGCCTTTCCTATGTGCTGTTTGCCGGGCCGGCCAAGGCCCAGTCCCAGACCGTCAATCCCAAGCTGCTGCGCATCGGCTATCAGAAGTACGGCACGCTGACGCTGCTCAAGGCGCGCGGTACGTTGGAAAAGCGTCTGGCGCCGCAAGGTATCACGGTCAAATGGACTGAGTTCCCGGCTGGCCCGCAGTTGCTGGAGGGGCTCAACGTTGGCGCGATCGATTTCGGCACGGTCGGCGAAGCGCCGCCGATCTTTGCCCAGGCCGCCGGCGCGCAACTGGCCTACATCGGCAATGAGCCGCCCGCGCCCACGGCGGAGGCCATCGTCGTGCCGAAGAACTCCACGATCAAGAGCGTGGCCGATCTGCGCGGCAAGCGCGTGGCGCTGAACAAGGGCTCGAACGTGCACTACCTGCTGGTGCGCCAGTTAGAGAAAGCCGGGGTGGCCTATGGCGAGATCCAGCCCGTTTACCTGCCGCCCGCCGATGCGCGTGCCGCCTTCGAGCGAGGCGCCGTCGATGCCTGGGTGATCTGGGATCCGTTCCTCGCTGCTGCCCAGAAGCAGCTCGATGCCCGTGTGCTGGTCGATGGCCGTGGCGCGGATGGCAAGAACGTGGTCAGCAACCACCAGTTCTATCTGGCGTCGCGCCCTTACGCGCAAGCGCGTCCCGAGGTGGTGACTGCGATTCTCGATGAACTCGCGCAACTGGGCCAATGGGCCGAGAAGCATCCGAAGGACGCTGCTGCCGTGCTGGTCAAGGAGACTTCGCTCGACCCCGGCGTGCTCGATCTGGCCGTGTCGCGATTCTCGTACGGGGCGAAGCCGGTCTCGCCCGAGGTCCTGGCAGAGCAGCAGCGCATTGCAGATGTGTTCCAGACACTCAAGCTGATTCCCAAACCGATCAGAGTTGCAGACGCTGCGTGGCAAGCCCCCACCACGCAACAGGCGCAGCGCTGATTTTTATCGACCCGCAGGAGGCACGACATGCAAGTTCTCTGGTTCATTCCCACCCACGGCGACAGCCGCTACCTCGGCACGTCGGAAGGCGCGCGCGAGGTCAGCTTCGACTATCTGAAGCAGGTCGCCGTGGCTGCCGACACGCTTGGCTATGACGGTGTGCTGATTCCCACCGGCCGCTCCTGCGAAGACCCGTGGGTGGTGGCATCGGCCTTGGCCGCCGTCACCCGCAAGCTGCGGTTCCTGGTGGCGCTGCGTCCGGGTTTGATGACACCGACACTGGCCGCGCGCATGGCCGCCACGTTCGATCGCGTGTCCAACGGCCGCTTGCTCGTCAATCTGGTCACTGGCGGCGATGTGGCCGAACTGGAAGGCGACGGCTTGTTCCTGAACCACGCCGAACGCTATGAGGCTTCGGCGGAGTTCATCCGCGTGTGGCGCGACCTGCTGGCCGCCAGCCACGAGAACGGCGAGATCAGCTTCGAAGGCAAGCACGTCACGGTCAAGGGCGCGCGCGTGCTGTACCCGCCGATTCAGCGACCGCATCCGCCGGTGTACTTCGGCGGGTCCTCCGAGGCTGCGCACGACCTCGCCGCCGAGCAGGTGGAGACGTACCTGACCTGGGGCGAGCCGCCCGCCGACGTCGCGAAGAAGATCGCCGACGTGCGCGCCCGCGCCGCGAAGCACGGCCGCACGGTGCGCTTCGGCATCCGCCTGCACGTGATCGTGCGCGAGACCGACGCCGCAGCATGGGCGGCTGCCGACGAACTGATCAGCAAGCTCGACGACCAGACCGTGGCACGCGCCCAGGCCGTGTTCGCGAAGATGGATTCGGAAGGGCAGCGGCGCATGGCGGCGCTGCACGCGGGTGGCACCCGTCGCACGCGTGAGGCGCTCGAGATCAGCCCGAATCTGTGGGCGGGTGTCGGACTCGTGCGTGGCGGGGCTGGCACCGCACTGGTCGGCGATCCGAAGACCGTGGCGGCACGCATCGAGGAGTACGCGGCGCTGGGTATCGATACTTTCGTGCTCTCCGGCTATCCGCATCTGGAGGAGGCCTATCGTTTTGCCGAACTCGTGTTCCCGCTGCTGCCGCGCAAGGTGCGCGACAAGTTGCCGGGGCAGGTGCTGTCCGGTCCGTTTGGTGAAGTCATGGCCACCGGCATCGTGCCGATCGCCTCGCAAAGCTGAGGGAGGCTGACCATGAGCGCGCCCCATTCCATTGCGCCACGCCGGATCGACTGGCGCCAGGCCGCCCGCGCGATTGCGCCGTGGATCGTCCCGATCCTGCTGATCGTCGTCTGGCAGGTTGCCTCGCAGGCGGGCTGGCTATCCAACCGCGTGCTGCCAGCACCGTTGGCCGTGGTCGAAGCGGCCTGGACGCTGGCCGCATCCGGCGAACTCTGGAAGCACGTGTGGATCAGCACATGGCGCGCGCTGGTCGGTCTGGCCATCGGCGGCGGTCTGGGTCTCGTACTCGGGCTGCTGACCGGCACGTTTCGCACGGCTGCCACGCTGCTCGACAGCACGCTGCAGATGGTGCGCAACATCCCGCCGCTGGCGCTGATTCCGCTGGTGATTCTCTGGTTCGGCATTGACGAGACGGCCAAGTTATTTCTGGTGGCGCTCGGCGTGTTCTTTCCGGTGTACCTGAATACGTACCACGGCATCCGCGCGGTCGACCCGGCGTTGGTCGAAATGGCGCGCAGCTATGGCCTGTCGGGCTGGCGCCTGTATCGCGAGGTGATCCTGCCCGGCGCGCTGCCCGGCATCCTCGTCGGCGTGCGGTTCTCGCTCGGGTTGATGTGGGTGATCCTGATCGTTGCGGAAACCATCTCCGCCCAATCGGGTATCGGCTACATGACGATGAACGCGCGCGAGTTCCTGCAGACCGATGTGGTGCTGGTGGGCATCCTGCTCTACGCGCTGCTCGGCAAGCTGGCCGACGTGCTGTCACGGGCGCTGGAGCGGCACTGGCTGCGTTGGCACCCCGGTTACCTGTCTGCCTGAACTCTGCCTGAGATCTGTTTGAAGGATGAAGGAGCTTGCGATGATGCATACGCATCCGGTGGAACAGGCTGCGCTGGCCTGGCTTGACGCGAATCTTGCCCGACGTGATGCGGCGCGCCCGGCCGCGCGTGCTTCGCACGGTGTCGGCGGCATCGCGCTGCATGTGGAGCAGGTTGTGAAGCGCTACAACGGGCGCGAGGTGCTGCACGGTGTGAACCTGCGTGCGGCGCCAGGCGAGTTCGTGGCGATTGTTGGTCGTAGCGGGTGCGGCAAGAGCACGCTGCTGCGCCTGGTGGCGGGGCTGGAGTCTGCGGACGCGGGCGCCGTGGCGCTCGACGGTCAACCGGGCGGCACGCCATCGAGTGTCCGCGTGATGTTCCAGGATGCGCGTCTGTTGCCGTGGAAGCGTGTACTCGACAACGTCGCGATCGGCCTGCCGCGCGAACGCCATGCCGATGCGGCTGCGTTGCTCGATCAGGTGGGTCTGGCGGATCGCGCCAACGAATGGCCGGCGCGGTTGTCTGGCGGCCAGCGTCAGCGCGTGGCACTGGCCCGCGCACTGGTTCACCATCCGCGCCTGCTGCTGCTCGACGAACCGCTCGGCGCGCTCGACGCGCTCACGCGGATCGAGATGCAGGCGCTGATCGAATCGTTGTGGCGCCGGCTCGGCTTCACTGCGCTGCTGGTGACCCATGACGTATCCGAGGCCATCGCGCTGGCGGACCGTGTGGTGCTGATCGAAGACGGACGTATCACGCTGGATCA is part of the Cupriavidus metallidurans CH34 genome and harbors:
- the ssuC gene encoding aliphatic sulfonate ABC transporter permease SsuC — its product is MSAPHSIAPRRIDWRQAARAIAPWIVPILLIVVWQVASQAGWLSNRVLPAPLAVVEAAWTLAASGELWKHVWISTWRALVGLAIGGGLGLVLGLLTGTFRTAATLLDSTLQMVRNIPPLALIPLVILWFGIDETAKLFLVALGVFFPVYLNTYHGIRAVDPALVEMARSYGLSGWRLYREVILPGALPGILVGVRFSLGLMWVILIVAETISAQSGIGYMTMNAREFLQTDVVLVGILLYALLGKLADVLSRALERHWLRWHPGYLSA
- the ssuD gene encoding FMNH2-dependent alkanesulfonate monooxygenase; this translates as MQVLWFIPTHGDSRYLGTSEGAREVSFDYLKQVAVAADTLGYDGVLIPTGRSCEDPWVVASALAAVTRKLRFLVALRPGLMTPTLAARMAATFDRVSNGRLLVNLVTGGDVAELEGDGLFLNHAERYEASAEFIRVWRDLLAASHENGEISFEGKHVTVKGARVLYPPIQRPHPPVYFGGSSEAAHDLAAEQVETYLTWGEPPADVAKKIADVRARAAKHGRTVRFGIRLHVIVRETDAAAWAAADELISKLDDQTVARAQAVFAKMDSEGQRRMAALHAGGTRRTREALEISPNLWAGVGLVRGGAGTALVGDPKTVAARIEEYAALGIDTFVLSGYPHLEEAYRFAELVFPLLPRKVRDKLPGQVLSGPFGEVMATGIVPIASQS
- a CDS encoding ATP-binding cassette domain-containing protein, giving the protein MHTHPVEQAALAWLDANLARRDAARPAARASHGVGGIALHVEQVVKRYNGREVLHGVNLRAAPGEFVAIVGRSGCGKSTLLRLVAGLESADAGAVALDGQPGGTPSSVRVMFQDARLLPWKRVLDNVAIGLPRERHADAAALLDQVGLADRANEWPARLSGGQRQRVALARALVHHPRLLLLDEPLGALDALTRIEMQALIESLWRRLGFTALLVTHDVSEAIALADRVVLIEDGRITLDQQVTLARPRQRGTADFAQIEDTVLRRVMRQESPAASDAELHFRSAEEFLS
- a CDS encoding sulfonate ABC transporter substrate-binding protein, whose translation is MSSPIRISLFHNSLRRRLLTGVLVVATGLSYVLFAGPAKAQSQTVNPKLLRIGYQKYGTLTLLKARGTLEKRLAPQGITVKWTEFPAGPQLLEGLNVGAIDFGTVGEAPPIFAQAAGAQLAYIGNEPPAPTAEAIVVPKNSTIKSVADLRGKRVALNKGSNVHYLLVRQLEKAGVAYGEIQPVYLPPADARAAFERGAVDAWVIWDPFLAAAQKQLDARVLVDGRGADGKNVVSNHQFYLASRPYAQARPEVVTAILDELAQLGQWAEKHPKDAAAVLVKETSLDPGVLDLAVSRFSYGAKPVSPEVLAEQQRIADVFQTLKLIPKPIRVADAAWQAPTTQQAQR